A stretch of the Apteryx mantelli isolate bAptMan1 chromosome 3, bAptMan1.hap1, whole genome shotgun sequence genome encodes the following:
- the MAPRE3 gene encoding microtubule-associated protein RP/EB family member 3 isoform X1, with product MAVNVYSTSVTSENLSRHDMLAWVNDSLQLNYTKIEQLCSGAAYCQFMDMLFPGCVHLRKVKFQAKLEHEYIHNFKVLQAAFKKMGVDKIIAVERLVKGKFQDNFEFIQWFKKFFDANYDGKEYNPLLARQGQDVAPPPNPGDQIFNKPKKPIGTAVPQRTSPTGPKSMQNPARVSNVPSNIIRKNSPAARNGGTEADAQILELNQQLMDLKLTVDGLEKERDFYFSKLRDIELICQEHENENSPIITGIISVLYATEEGFAPPEDDEIEEQQPEDQDEY from the exons ATGGCCGTCAATGTGTACTCCACATCCGTGACCAGCGAGAACCTGAGCCGCCACGACATGCTGGCCTGGGTGAACGACTCCCTGCAGCTCAACTACACCAAGATCGAGCAGCTCTGCTCag GTGCTGCCTACTGCCAGTTCATGGACATGCTGTTCCCCGGCTGCGTCCACCTGCGGAAGGTGAAGTTCCAGGCCAAGCTGGAGCACGAGTACATCCACAACTTCAAGGTGCTGCAGGCCGCCTTCAAGAAGATGGGAGTGGACAAA ATCATCGCGGTGGAGCGGTTAGTGAAAGGCAAGTTCCAGGACAACTTCGAGTTCATCCAGTGGTTCAAGAAGTTCTTTGACGCCAACTACGACGGGAAGGAGTACAACCCGCTGCTGGCGCGGCAGGGCCAGGACGTCGCGCCCCCTCCAAACCCAGGTGATCAGATCTTCAACAAACCCAAGAAACCCATTGGCACTGCAG TCCCCCAGAGGACCTCTCCCACAGGCCCCAAGAGCATGCAGAACCCGGCCCGCGTGAGCAACGTCCCCAGCAACATCATCCGGAAAAACTCCCCCGCGGCCCGCAACGGGGGCACCGAAGCCGACGCGCAGATCCTGGAGCTCAACCAGCAG CTGATGGATCTGAAGCTGACGGTGGACGGGCTAGAGAAGGAGCGGGATTTCTACTTCAGCAAATTGCGGGACATCGAGCTGATCTGCCAGGAGCACGAGAACGAGAACAGCCCCATCATCACGGGCATCATCAGCGTCCTCTACGCCACAGAG GAGGGCTTCGCCCCGCCCGAGGACGACGAGATCGAGGAGCAGCAGCCAGAGGACCAGGACGAGTACTAG
- the MAPRE3 gene encoding microtubule-associated protein RP/EB family member 3 isoform X2: protein MAVNVYSTSVTSENLSRHDMLAWVNDSLQLNYTKIEQLCSGAAYCQFMDMLFPGCVHLRKVKFQAKLEHEYIHNFKVLQAAFKKMGVDKIIAVERLVKGKFQDNFEFIQWFKKFFDANYDGKEYNPLLARQGQDVAPPPNPVPQRTSPTGPKSMQNPARVSNVPSNIIRKNSPAARNGGTEADAQILELNQQLMDLKLTVDGLEKERDFYFSKLRDIELICQEHENENSPIITGIISVLYATEEGFAPPEDDEIEEQQPEDQDEY, encoded by the exons ATGGCCGTCAATGTGTACTCCACATCCGTGACCAGCGAGAACCTGAGCCGCCACGACATGCTGGCCTGGGTGAACGACTCCCTGCAGCTCAACTACACCAAGATCGAGCAGCTCTGCTCag GTGCTGCCTACTGCCAGTTCATGGACATGCTGTTCCCCGGCTGCGTCCACCTGCGGAAGGTGAAGTTCCAGGCCAAGCTGGAGCACGAGTACATCCACAACTTCAAGGTGCTGCAGGCCGCCTTCAAGAAGATGGGAGTGGACAAA ATCATCGCGGTGGAGCGGTTAGTGAAAGGCAAGTTCCAGGACAACTTCGAGTTCATCCAGTGGTTCAAGAAGTTCTTTGACGCCAACTACGACGGGAAGGAGTACAACCCGCTGCTGGCGCGGCAGGGCCAGGACGTCGCGCCCCCTCCAAACCCAG TCCCCCAGAGGACCTCTCCCACAGGCCCCAAGAGCATGCAGAACCCGGCCCGCGTGAGCAACGTCCCCAGCAACATCATCCGGAAAAACTCCCCCGCGGCCCGCAACGGGGGCACCGAAGCCGACGCGCAGATCCTGGAGCTCAACCAGCAG CTGATGGATCTGAAGCTGACGGTGGACGGGCTAGAGAAGGAGCGGGATTTCTACTTCAGCAAATTGCGGGACATCGAGCTGATCTGCCAGGAGCACGAGAACGAGAACAGCCCCATCATCACGGGCATCATCAGCGTCCTCTACGCCACAGAG GAGGGCTTCGCCCCGCCCGAGGACGACGAGATCGAGGAGCAGCAGCCAGAGGACCAGGACGAGTACTAG